AATACCCACCGCGGCGCCCATACCACCCACGGGCAGCATGGTAAAGGAAGAAACCACGCCGTTTAAAATAACGCCGGCGATAACGGCAGGAACCAGGCCAAACCTAAGATTTACCCACCGGAAAACCAGCGCCCAAAGGGCCATCAGCCCGGCAACCAGCAAATGCATGGGCAAAGTCAGGGGAAATCCAGCCACGGCTGCAGTTAATAAATGGCCTATACTGATTACCAGTGCGCCCTCAATTCCTCCGACAGCCAGCGCCACAAAATACCCGGGAGCAGAATCCATACCGATGCTCCCGACAGGGCTTGGGATTTTAATTAATGCTCCGACAAAACTCAGAGCTATAAATACGCCTATCACAGCAATTTTTTTGACTGTCCATACTGAATGTCGAGATTCCTTTTCTTTTATTAAAATGTTCATAATATATTTCCTCCTTTTCTCATTGTATCTTAAATTTCCCCTATTTTCATCATAGGTGTCGGTGAAAAATCAGGCAGGGAAGTCCCTGGTACACAGCTAAATATCAGACAAGTTGCCGGTCCCCCTGATTTGTTGATGTCAACGGGGGCATCCGGGGCCGGTTTAAATTGACCCGATACAGTCCTGGCCAATAACTCCGCTTCTCTCCGGATACC
The DNA window shown above is from Thermincola ferriacetica and carries:
- a CDS encoding ECF transporter S component, with translation MNILIKEKESRHSVWTVKKIAVIGVFIALSFVGALIKIPSPVGSIGMDSAPGYFVALAVGGIEGALVISIGHLLTAAVAGFPLTLPMHLLVAGLMALWALVFRWVNLRFGLVPAVIAGVILNGVVSSFTMLPVGGMGAAVGIMPFLSVASALNLIVAALAFKKIKGKKSLF